A genomic window from Leishmania braziliensis MHOM/BR/75/M2904 complete genome, chromosome 19 includes:
- a CDS encoding putative SNARE protein: MTAVADASGTVEGELRQAKETLKTLSTLAEQAERGATVDYDLSQKLMREVTDRVRPLAQGTLHGLTGTTAVPSSRATLHARAGAGSSQNVTPLQRRRAEQVLSEVKLIEATLHRYAKKTQQQATYVSSLKSLLGNGAETHRQDYEAMDHLEREKKSLQYARQRMQAMESESREVLAALQDQGRRLGGVGNKLSNLLETLGVSNTTILQIVRRNEVDAWLVYGGIALLLFFLWYIL; this comes from the coding sequence ATGACAGCGGTGGCTGACGCGAGCGGCACCGTGGAGGGGGAACTCCGGCAAGCCAAGGAAACCCTGAAAACCCTTAGCACGCTTGCCGAGCAAgccgagcgcggcgccaCGGTGGACTACGACTTGAGCCAGAAACTAATGCGCGAGGTCACCGACCGCGTGCGTCCTTTGGCACAGGGCACGCTGCACGGCCTCaccggcaccaccgctgtgCCCTCCAGCCGCGCCACGCTGCACGCTCGAGCCGGCGCCGGCAGCTCGCAGAACGTTACACCGCTTCAACGGCGACGCGCCGAGCAGGTTCTGTCGGAGGTGAAGTTAATCGAAGCGACACTGCACCGCTACGCCAAAAaaacacagcagcaggccacCTATGTGTCAAGCCTGAAGTCGCTTCTCGGCAACGGCGCCGAGACGCACCGCCAAGACTACGAGGCGATGGACCACCTGGAGCGCGAGAAAAAGAGTCTGCAATACGCTCGGCAGCGCATGCAGGCAATGGAGTCGGAGAGCCGCGAGGTGCTGGCGGCCCTGCAAGACCAAGGCCGCCGACTCGGTGGCGTAGGCAACAAACTGAGCAACTTGCTAGAGACGCTGGGTGTGTCAAACACAACGATTCTGCAGATTGTGCGGCGGAACGAGGTGGATGCGTGGCTGGTATACGGTGGGATCGCACTGCTCCTATTCTTCTTGTGGTACATCTTGTAA
- a CDS encoding putative transporter: MVNSYTELMLITATTVGKIMLCCIVGLVVTRYFSTPEESLVGICFIAMRVFMPCLLFSSLCLSVTWEQLSKFYWAPLFAFLPMGLGFLFAALLRVFLTKEYRFVVILGNTFQNSLTFPLSILMNLKGIEWFTGTAVTDAQEYIFLYNVVCSLGLWAIGDPMIANAKRKEVEFEEAMVARRRQHHESRSVNNEADASEDRRFSRPLEPRDDAVAENREEEELSVRTAAAPQRHGATACDQLRWYRPAHAKDKPITPPRGSPMIALNGEMNVEDTEERPMGYRLKRLGLMALKSMKSPIVLSSIVGIIISLTPPLRWLVKSPLGEPFVGGMALVGKGAIPLQLLVLGASIVAKSSNDGPASSTKEAEAATLSPAITGVPLGNADGTILDVSASQSDKTNSYVRWVTSKVPPQIIFTWCTVFTRLVIIPCICFLVLHLLVKAGLMPNEKPFLLSMLVATMSPTAINSTLICIMHDYHACSYARMMFFMYLSSIITASMWLFVFTVYLKD, encoded by the coding sequence ATGGTGAACTCTTACACAGAGTTGATGCTCATTACCGCCACGACGGTCGGCAAGATCATGCTGTGCTGTATTGTGGGCCTGGTCGTCACGCGGTACTTCTCCACCCCAGAAGAAAGCTTAGTGGGTATTTGCTTCATTGCCATGAGGGTGTTCATGCCGTGTCTTTTGTTTTCAAGCCTCTGTCTGAGCGTGACGTGGGAGCAGCTGAGCAAGTTCTACTGGGCGCCACTGTTCGCCTTTCTGCCGATGGGCCTCGGCTTTCTCTTTGCGGCGTTGCTGCGTGTGTTTCTCACAAAGGAGTACCGCTTCGTCGTAATCCTTGGCAACACCTTCCAAAACAGTCTCACATTCCCGCTGAGCATTTTGATGAACCTCAAGGGCATTGAATGGTTCACCGGCACTGCAGTCACGGACGCGCAGGAGTACATCTTCCTATACAACGTGGTCTGCTCGTTAGGCTTGTGGGCTATCGGTGACCCCATGATCGCCAAcgcgaagaggaaggaagTGGAGTTCGAAGAGGCGATGGTAGCCAGACGGCGTCAGCACCACGAGAGTAGAAGCGTCAACAACGAAGCCGACGCTTCCGAAGACCGCAGGTTTTCCCGCCCACTCGAGCCCCGTGACGACGCCGTCGCAGAGAacagggaagaagaggaattGTCGGTgcgcacagcggcagcgccgcagcggcacggtGCCACCGCGTGCGACCAGCTCAGGTGGTACCGACCGGCGCACGCCAAGGATAAGCCAATCACGCCACCTCGGGGATCCCCCATGATTGCACTGAATGGTGAGATGAACGTCGAAGATACGGAGGAGAGGCCGATGGGATACCGTCTCAAGCGCCTGGGCCTGATGGCTCTCAAGTCGATGAAGTCCCCAATAGTGCTGAGCAGCATCGTTGGCATCATCATCTCCCTTACACCGCCACTTCGGTGGCTAGTGAAGAGCCCTCTTGGCGAGCCCTTTGTCGGTGGCATGGCCCTCGTCGGCAAGGGTGCCAttccgctgcagctgctggtgctgggcGCCTCCATTGTTGCCAAATCCTCCAATGACGGCCCGGCATCCTCGACtaaggaggcggaggcggcaacGTTGTCGCCCGCCATAACTGGCGTGCCGCTGGGAAATGCAGACGGCACCATTCTGGACGTCTCCGCATCGCAGTCCGACAAGACGAACAGCTATGTGCGCTGGGTCACCTCAAAGGTGCCACCGCAGATTATTTTCACCTGGTGCACAGTTTTCACGCGACTGGTGATTATTCCGTGCATTTGCTTTCTTGTCCTGCATCTTCTTGTGAAGGCGGGTCTCATGCCAAACGAGAAGCCATTTTTGCTCTCGATGCTCGTGGCCACCATGTCTCCGACCGCCATAAACTCGACACTGATCTGCATCATGCATGACTATCATGCCTGTAGCTACGCGCGCATGATGTTTTTCATGTACCTCAGCAGCATCATCACGGCCTCCATGTGGCTCTTTGTCTTCACTGTATACCTCAAAGACTAG
- a CDS encoding putative signal recognition particle protein, producing MSEVLKLEKLLRKQTTSDHVEASRIASTAERILSLEPNHVYAMQCKSVALLHTRRFTAALSVLENLQRQKTPFRNSATFHFHKAYCHYRLMQYAEAKAELREQEQQQNKPMTTAARHLLAQIHYNLEEYAEAAAMYAALVADSAYRDEVEKQELLTNYTASLSACAPEKVAAVVRDEADEKTPDLLFNLATAQVEAHNYEGAQAVLLQAEQLCAATFPKSSLRSLQGALAAGSEVLRAQLGVPLVASTSIGGGSSTEISPERCFFNEVSSNWVQQAYVAFMCHREEDARRVVDLIFTYKPSSAITSAVAAILYTALQRNADFFDSHRKLKAAQHVKVLSRLTSRQLIAVQYNTALLQLSAGALDRCARTVEQMEKTHPNSDLTYSLRLMLAVRELKKKKAVPGNPSSSASSPTRFATDSARNVQECVRNYEAEVMRRQGLGSSEAENQKRHRFMQLITAQLFLEEGDLNQAVETLQALEDSAVAQRPTTVMTMAAWKAQIGDVDAAMALLRERLTATAGGYSAAIKKAVLLWAVRDLAMARGLYAAVGQLLKATQAADANLQKDREVTALLVICLAETDVAAAKRVIGTLDADAAAAMSGAGNSGRPAPSEKQIEALVRDNPGVVAMNELGYRRVTAVDQESAAATGGRAVSGGGLPQRRRRPMRRPAKNMEGKPDPERWIPISTRSYIKDLPERRKKELKRLRAIEQEQKRRAAAAAAASQKQRKVEQPQQPQPDEASSAVAAV from the coding sequence ATGTCCGAGGTGTTGAAGCTGGAAAAACTTCTGCGGAAGCAGACGACGTCCGACCACGTCGAGGCCTCGAGGATCGCCTCCACAGCGGAGCGCATCTTGTCCCTGGAGCCAAACCACGTGTACGCGATGCAGTGCAAGTCTGTCGCCCTGCTCCACACTAGGCGGTtcactgctgcgctgagCGTACTGGAAAACCTCCAGCGCCAGAAGACGCCCTTCAGAAACAGCGCAACCTTCCACTTCCACAAGGCGTATTGCCATTACCGCCTCATGCAGTACGCCGAGGCCAAGGCAGAGCTGAGAGAGCAGGAACAGCAGCAAAACAAGCCTATGACCACGGCAGCCCGTCACCTACTGGCTCAGATCCACTACAACCTCGAGGAGTACGCTGAGGCGGCCGCCATGTACGCGGCACTCGTGGCCGACAGCGCCTACCGCGACGAAGTGGAGAAACAGGAGCTGCTCACCAACTACACAGCCTCACTCTCCGCCTGTGCGCCGGAGAAGgttgcggcggtggtgcgtgaTGAAGCGGACGAGAAGACGCCTGACCTGCTCTTTAATCTTGCCACCGCGCAGGTGGAAGCGCACAACTACGAAGGCGCGCAGGCAGTTCTGCTTCAAGCAGAACAGCTatgcgccgccaccttccCGAAGAGCAGTCTGCGCTCTCTGCAGGGCGCGCTTGCTGCCGGCAGTGAGGTGCTGCGGGCACAGCTCGGCGTCCCGCTCGTGGCATCGACCAGCATCGGTGGTGGTAGCTCCACAGAGATCTCGCCggagcgctgcttcttcaaCGAGGTGAGCAGCAACTGGGTGCAGCAGGCGTATGTCGCCTTCATGTGCCACCGCGAAGAGGACGCGCGCCGCGTTGTTGATCTGATTTTTACATACAAGCCGAGCTCCGCCATCACAAGTGCTGTCGCCGCCATCCTGTACACGGCTCTGCAGCGCAACGCTGATTTTTTCGACTCGCACCGCAAGCTCAAGGCGGCCCAGCACGTCAAGGTACTATCGCGCCTCACCTCGCGGCAGCTCATCGCCGTGCAGTACAACACtgccctgctgcagctgagcgcTGGCGCCCTCGACCGCTGCGCCCGCACGGTGGAGCAGATGGAGAAGACACACCCGAACAGCGACCTCACGTACTCGCTGCGTCTTATGCTGGCTGTGCGCGAGctcaagaagaagaaggcggtgcCAGGCAACCCGTCATCGTCCGCCTCGAGCCCCACCAGGTTTGCGACGGACAGCGCGCGCAACGTGCAGGAGTGCGTGCGCAACTACGAAGCAGAGGTTATGCGACGCCAGGGTCTTGGCAGCTCGGAGGCAGAAAACCAGAAGCGCCACCGCTTTATGCAACTCATCACTGCCCAGCTCTTTCTCGAAGAGGGAGACTTGAATCAGGCTGTGGAGACATTGCAAGCGCTGGAGGACTccgcagtggcgcagcgTCCCACGACGGTCATGACGATGGCCGCCTGGAAGGCGCAGATCGGCGATGTCGATGCtgccatggcgctgctgcgcgagcggcTCACTGCCACGGCGGGTGGCTACTCTGCTGCAATAAAAAAGGCAGTATTACTCTGGGCCGTCCGCGACCTCGCCATGGCTCGCGGCCTCTACGCCGCTGTGGGGCAGCTGCTCAAAGCGACGCAAGCCGCTGACGCAAACCTGCAGAAAGACCGAGAagtgacggcgctgctggtcatCTGCCTTGCCGAGACGGAcgtggctgctgcgaagCGCGTCATTGGCACCCTGGACGcagacgccgctgctgcgatgaGCGGCGCTGGTAATAGTGGTCGTCCCGCACCGTCGGAGAAGCAGAtcgaggcgctggtgcgcgaTAACCCTGGCGTCGTCGCCATGAACGAGCTTGGCTACCGTCGCGTGACGGCGGTGGACCAGGAAagcgctgccgctactgGGGGCCGCGCCgtcagtggtggtggcctaccacagcgccgtcgccgccccaTGCGCCGCCCTGCGAAGAACATGGAGGGAAAGCCTGATCCAGAGCGATGGATTCCGATTTCGACGCGCTCCTACATTAAGGACCTGCCGGAGCGGCGCAAGAAGGAGCTGAAGCGGCTGCGCGCCATTGAACAAGAGCAgaagcgccgcgccgcagcagcagcagcggcaagtcAGAAGCAAAGGAAGGTCGAGCAACCGCAGCAACCACAGCCAGACGAAGCCTCCTCTGCAGTTGCAGCTGTGTAA